Proteins from a single region of Candidatus Kryptoniota bacterium:
- a CDS encoding HAD family hydrolase, protein MKTDAVIFDLDDTLVAFDLVTESTWRQVCREYVSGNPSVSLDAVFNMVTAESREFWSDEERHKTGRLDILSARRAVVSSAFSKLGLPDGDALALADRYSAQRLNNMYLMPGAEETLSVLRRRQIKLAMITNGDSEIQRYKIDRFGLEKFFGYIMIEGEVGYGKPDKRIFETAILRLGVAPERAVMVGDNLEWDVGGPQAVGIKGIWFDVRRSGLPPDTHVVPTAIITSLDQLRGFLD, encoded by the coding sequence TTGAAAACCGACGCAGTCATATTCGATCTCGACGACACGCTTGTCGCATTCGATCTCGTTACCGAATCCACCTGGCGACAGGTTTGCCGCGAATATGTCTCGGGAAATCCGTCGGTCTCTTTGGATGCGGTATTCAACATGGTAACCGCTGAAAGCAGAGAGTTCTGGAGCGATGAAGAGAGACATAAGACAGGGAGACTCGACATCCTTTCTGCAAGAAGGGCTGTCGTCTCGTCGGCGTTCTCGAAACTCGGCCTCCCGGATGGCGATGCCCTCGCCCTGGCAGACAGGTATTCAGCGCAAAGGTTGAACAACATGTACCTGATGCCTGGTGCCGAAGAGACATTATCGGTTCTTCGTCGACGTCAAATCAAGCTCGCGATGATCACCAATGGCGATTCGGAAATACAGAGGTACAAGATCGACAGATTTGGGCTCGAGAAATTTTTCGGGTATATAATGATAGAGGGAGAAGTTGGTTATGGAAAGCCGGATAAGCGCATCTTCGAGACCGCGATCTTGCGATTGGGCGTCGCTCCCGAACGTGCAGTGATGGTCGGAGATAATTTGGAGTGGGACGTCGGCGGGCCACAGGCGGTTGGAATAAAGGGGATATGGTTCGATGTGAGACGGTCTGGTCTTCCTCCCGATACTCATGTCGTTCCGACTGCGATTATCACGAGTCTCGACCAGCTGCGCGGATTCTTAGACTAG
- a CDS encoding mucoidy inhibitor MuiA family protein, with amino-acid sequence MGTKKLFQFWTGIPVAFLMLFNLSLANQTAKSKVTAVTVYADRASITRTAEVKLSAGVNTVEFADLPVVFADQSLRVSGVSESDVKILDVQIKTVFVDTVSSDRVGELQSKLSVLMKEEAVLTKKMGVLESQMNFIDSLRIYFARSAASGATKSSFDDWGKMVGFLEKNMNEINDATLETDSKLRDTRSRIGSIQSEIRQTQGYPRRSEKHVIVTLSSDKAGTSTLELSYLLGGASWTPIYEVRAATGEKEISVTYSGMVRQVTGEDWLGVAVTLSTAQPSVIGAPPDLAPWQIGAYQKLTPAPALGMQQGLVEDYKKTEMSIAVPIHWEQGLGNSVRGRVFDRETGEPLVGATVSLLGTYLGASTDLNGEYLISRVPSGTYEARVTYVGYNQITSPSFEVNSSSGVRSDYMLGQSTVQASAVYITSERPTIEKAWTSAVSAVAVPASVVESRISSATFTIAAPADIPSDNNPHKVTIAMANIAVKLSYTSVPKLSGDTYLTASAENTTEYPFLVGTASVFLDNSFVATTTMKAVFPNEEFSSYLGTDAGVKVDRKLVRDFTESTGLLTKKTKRSFEYLITVENEKKVPIDLAVKDQIPVPNDEKVVVEVESPDPSQIKPDEQGVVTWNLNLKPQEKRELRLAFSIEYPVDFPVTGIR; translated from the coding sequence ATGGGAACCAAGAAGCTGTTCCAATTTTGGACAGGTATTCCAGTCGCATTCCTAATGCTCTTCAATCTGTCCTTAGCAAACCAGACTGCAAAGTCAAAAGTAACAGCGGTTACCGTTTACGCGGACCGCGCGTCGATAACTCGCACCGCCGAAGTAAAGCTGTCAGCAGGTGTAAACACTGTTGAGTTCGCAGATCTTCCGGTAGTTTTCGCGGATCAATCTCTTCGTGTATCCGGCGTGTCGGAATCTGACGTGAAAATACTCGACGTTCAAATCAAGACCGTATTCGTGGATACGGTGTCGAGCGACAGGGTCGGCGAGCTGCAGAGCAAGTTGTCCGTCTTGATGAAAGAGGAGGCCGTTCTCACTAAGAAGATGGGTGTTCTCGAATCTCAGATGAACTTCATCGATTCATTAAGGATTTACTTTGCACGAAGCGCGGCGAGCGGTGCAACGAAGAGCTCGTTCGATGACTGGGGAAAGATGGTCGGATTCCTTGAAAAGAACATGAACGAAATTAATGACGCAACTCTCGAAACGGACTCCAAGCTCAGGGACACCAGGAGCAGGATCGGATCGATACAATCAGAAATCAGGCAGACACAGGGATATCCCCGCAGATCTGAGAAGCATGTGATCGTAACTCTTTCGTCGGACAAAGCGGGGACTTCGACGCTGGAGCTTTCATATCTCCTCGGCGGCGCTAGCTGGACGCCGATCTACGAGGTGCGCGCTGCAACAGGAGAAAAGGAAATCTCGGTCACTTATTCCGGAATGGTCCGGCAGGTGACGGGTGAAGACTGGCTCGGAGTTGCCGTGACTCTTTCGACAGCTCAGCCATCCGTGATCGGAGCACCTCCCGACTTGGCGCCGTGGCAGATCGGTGCGTACCAGAAGTTGACACCTGCGCCCGCTCTCGGGATGCAGCAGGGTCTTGTGGAAGATTATAAGAAAACCGAAATGTCGATTGCGGTCCCCATCCACTGGGAGCAGGGTCTTGGAAATTCCGTTCGGGGGCGTGTCTTCGACAGAGAAACCGGAGAACCTCTGGTTGGAGCTACGGTCTCGCTTCTCGGCACATATCTCGGCGCATCGACCGATCTCAACGGCGAGTATTTGATCTCCCGGGTGCCAAGCGGGACATATGAAGCAAGGGTGACTTACGTCGGTTACAACCAGATCACATCGCCAAGTTTTGAAGTGAACTCATCTTCAGGCGTCAGATCCGACTACATGCTCGGTCAGTCCACCGTTCAAGCAAGCGCAGTGTATATCACATCTGAGCGACCAACGATTGAGAAAGCTTGGACTTCTGCGGTGTCAGCCGTCGCCGTCCCCGCTTCGGTTGTTGAGAGCCGGATCAGTTCCGCAACGTTCACGATCGCTGCACCGGCAGACATTCCGAGCGATAACAATCCGCACAAGGTTACAATCGCTATGGCAAATATAGCCGTGAAGTTATCGTACACTTCCGTTCCGAAACTCTCAGGCGACACATATCTTACGGCGAGCGCCGAGAACACGACGGAATATCCGTTCCTCGTCGGGACTGCAAGCGTGTTTCTCGATAATTCCTTCGTAGCGACGACGACGATGAAAGCGGTTTTTCCGAACGAGGAATTCAGCTCATACCTCGGGACCGACGCCGGTGTGAAAGTCGACAGAAAGTTGGTGCGAGACTTCACCGAGTCCACCGGACTTCTTACCAAAAAGACAAAAAGATCTTTCGAGTATCTCATCACGGTGGAGAATGAGAAGAAAGTCCCGATCGATCTCGCTGTGAAGGACCAGATCCCGGTACCGAATGACGAAAAGGTTGTGGTCGAAGTGGAGTCTCCAGATCCTTCGCAGATCAAACCGGACGAACAGGGCGTCGTCACGTGGAATTTGAATCTCAAGCCGCAGGAAAAAAGAGAATTGAGACTCGCTTTCTCAATCGAGTATCCCGTCGACTTTCCAGTGACGGGAATAAGATAA
- a CDS encoding aspartate/glutamate racemase family protein, translated as MKTIGLIGGTSWVSTVEYYRVINKQINKRLGGLNSAKILLYSQNQEEHKPPSDEAGWIEQAGFLIGISRQLEDAGAECILLCANTPHMIADKLQLGIHVPLIHIADATAREILKFGLKRVALLGTKVTMEQSFYRDRLAKFGIAALTPDQGERDFIDTTIFSELDKEIFKDETRKKYLAIIERLKGDGAEGVIFGCTEIPLLIKQSDCTIPAFDTTTIHALAAAEFALGD; from the coding sequence ATGAAGACCATAGGTTTGATAGGCGGGACGAGTTGGGTCTCGACTGTCGAATATTACAGGGTAATAAATAAGCAAATCAACAAGCGTCTGGGCGGACTCAACTCCGCAAAAATTCTTCTTTACTCGCAGAACCAGGAAGAACACAAACCGCCTTCGGATGAAGCTGGCTGGATAGAACAGGCTGGATTCCTTATCGGCATATCGAGGCAGCTCGAGGATGCCGGGGCGGAATGTATACTTCTCTGTGCAAACACGCCGCACATGATTGCCGACAAACTTCAACTTGGCATCCATGTTCCTCTCATACATATTGCAGACGCGACCGCCAGGGAAATTCTGAAATTTGGTTTGAAAAGAGTCGCGCTTCTCGGGACGAAAGTCACCATGGAACAGTCATTTTACAGGGACCGACTCGCGAAGTTCGGGATAGCTGCTCTCACGCCGGATCAGGGCGAACGAGATTTCATAGATACCACGATATTTTCTGAGCTCGACAAAGAAATCTTCAAGGATGAAACGAGGAAGAAATACCTGGCGATCATCGAGCGCCTGAAAGGTGACGGGGCGGAAGGAGTCATATTCGGATGCACGGAGATCCCTCTTCTCATCAAGCAATCCGACTGCACCATTCCCGCTTTCGATACCACCACGATCCACGCGCTCGCTGCGGCCGAGTTTGCTCTCGGCGATTAG
- a CDS encoding DUF3795 domain-containing protein, protein MQSEPEIVVDENLIAYCGLYCGSCTRYQSGKCGGCKENKASWCKVKPCNIKHGTSSCAECAIISDVSECKKYNPIFVRIFEALSKGSRRESVKLLKEKGGAEFSKYMAANRLVAVKKSGR, encoded by the coding sequence GTGCAGTCTGAACCGGAAATTGTTGTCGATGAAAACCTTATAGCGTATTGCGGACTTTATTGCGGCTCGTGCACTCGCTATCAGAGCGGGAAATGCGGAGGCTGCAAGGAGAACAAAGCATCATGGTGCAAGGTAAAACCCTGTAACATCAAACATGGTACATCGAGCTGCGCCGAATGCGCGATCATATCCGATGTGTCGGAATGCAAAAAATATAATCCAATATTCGTGCGGATCTTCGAAGCGTTGTCGAAAGGAAGTAGGAGAGAAAGTGTTAAACTCCTCAAGGAAAAGGGAGGGGCCGAATTCTCGAAGTACATGGCAGCGAACCGGCTCGTCGCGGTGAAGAAATCAGGACGATAG
- a CDS encoding RES family NAD+ phosphorylase: MKLIDVRELAEKFQPLVNLYQPDSGGSALLGKSIQADWNTFSLPGDGAQELLRGIFSGEAVTAGIFDGAVINKARIGDGSRTLLDTWKNFKSEIVNQNRFFIRSNIDVDLLNEILQNKSHTYSTGKIFYRARISTNKGFSASDMGKPPSEQSKAGRANPKGIPYLYLATDEKTTVYEVRASYLDFVTLAEFKLKEDIKVIRLRQTKGVSPFEIPDPMKYVLYEKFLQELEKELSKPIRRYDSELDYLPSQYICEFIKSKGYNGVEYASSLNVGGINLAIFDETKLQCTDVRVAEIKEVGITYS; this comes from the coding sequence GTGAAACTCATCGATGTGAGAGAGCTTGCCGAGAAATTTCAGCCATTGGTTAACCTCTATCAACCCGACTCAGGAGGGAGCGCACTTCTAGGCAAGTCCATTCAGGCTGATTGGAATACGTTTAGTTTGCCCGGCGATGGGGCTCAAGAACTGCTAAGAGGTATCTTCTCTGGAGAGGCGGTAACCGCGGGAATTTTTGATGGTGCGGTAATAAATAAGGCGAGGATTGGTGACGGTTCCCGCACTTTGCTGGATACGTGGAAGAATTTTAAGAGTGAAATAGTAAACCAAAACAGATTTTTTATTCGCAGCAACATTGATGTTGACCTCTTAAATGAAATTCTACAAAACAAATCCCATACCTACTCCACGGGAAAAATATTCTACAGGGCGCGGATTTCTACTAACAAGGGTTTTTCGGCATCAGATATGGGCAAACCGCCGAGTGAACAGTCCAAAGCAGGGCGTGCTAATCCGAAAGGAATTCCGTATCTGTATCTAGCGACCGACGAAAAGACAACCGTCTACGAAGTAAGAGCCTCTTACCTCGACTTTGTCACCTTGGCAGAATTCAAGTTGAAGGAAGACATCAAGGTGATTAGACTCAGACAAACCAAGGGTGTCAGCCCATTCGAGATACCCGATCCTATGAAGTATGTGCTATACGAGAAATTTCTTCAGGAGCTAGAAAAGGAGTTGTCAAAGCCAATTAGAAGATACGATTCAGAACTTGACTATCTCCCATCACAGTATATTTGCGAATTCATAAAGTCAAAGGGCTACAATGGAGTGGAGTATGCGAGCTCACTCAACGTGGGCGGAATAAACTTAGCGATATTTGATGAGACTAAACTGCAGTGCACCGATGTGAGGGTAGCGGAAATAAAAGAAGTTGGAATCACCTATTCATAG
- a CDS encoding outer membrane lipoprotein-sorting protein gives MRRLDVVIQTVLVALIFPFALRAQTVDDIVSNAIMARGGAATISGVQTEKLAGTISFGTQRENVFEVDLKRPGRIRQRIEFNGKDFISAADGVSGWIINPFQGDTVRPMTKDEVKNSASSAELDGPFLNYKEIGTSIKLAGRENVKGHDAYRLNVTMKDGSERSDLIDCNTFLELKWEGNVLSDGKRYKVESYFKDYRNIKGIMIAFAIDSDTPGTARSQKIRFKSVEVNGALPDSLFAPPQHR, from the coding sequence ATGAGGAGGTTGGATGTTGTTATCCAAACCGTGCTAGTTGCATTGATATTCCCGTTTGCGTTACGGGCGCAGACTGTAGATGATATCGTCTCGAATGCAATCATGGCACGGGGAGGAGCGGCAACAATAAGCGGAGTCCAAACGGAAAAACTCGCAGGGACTATATCTTTCGGCACTCAAAGGGAAAACGTCTTCGAAGTTGATCTGAAGCGTCCGGGCAGAATAAGGCAGCGTATTGAATTTAACGGGAAAGATTTCATAAGCGCCGCGGATGGTGTGTCCGGGTGGATCATAAATCCGTTCCAGGGCGACACGGTCAGGCCCATGACAAAGGATGAGGTGAAGAATTCCGCAAGCAGTGCCGAACTTGACGGCCCTTTTCTCAACTATAAAGAAATAGGAACGAGCATAAAACTTGCGGGGCGCGAGAACGTAAAGGGCCACGACGCGTACCGTCTGAACGTGACCATGAAAGACGGCTCCGAGCGGAGCGATTTGATAGACTGTAATACATTTCTTGAGCTCAAATGGGAGGGGAACGTCCTGTCGGACGGGAAAAGATACAAGGTCGAGTCTTATTTCAAAGACTACAGGAACATCAAAGGCATCATGATCGCCTTTGCGATTGACTCGGACACTCCCGGAACCGCACGGAGTCAGAAGATCAGGTTTAAGAGTGTGGAAGTGAACGGCGCACTTCCCGATTCCCTCTTCGCGCCGCCGCAACACAGATGA
- a CDS encoding sce7726 family protein — MRQIKRDADRLRSYAIILSNSTFDKLVRAGDKNYVVSKWKKYDSTLDNHGNSPTFRQYFAHVYNTLKSAYRSEYVYKNIIANEILLGKYSVNSTTLLNEFRVGRSIADIVLLNGTSRVFEIKTELDSPTKISHQLADYRKVFKETYLVTHYSLKDRYLRIIGEDVGLIVLTKDFKLVTIRKAKESCHLDQHTMMKCLRKDEFTNIVKKYYHFVPATSAIRYYRTCQDLILKIPIDKLHDLVIGELKKRTIKQKSYFISRSLPPQLKYIGWCLDFDEEEYLRLHDVLREKINLN, encoded by the coding sequence TTGAGACAGATTAAGCGAGACGCCGACCGGCTTAGGAGTTACGCGATCATCTTATCTAATTCCACGTTCGATAAACTTGTCAGAGCCGGGGACAAGAACTACGTTGTTTCAAAGTGGAAAAAGTACGATTCAACGCTTGACAACCATGGGAACAGCCCTACTTTTAGACAATACTTTGCTCATGTTTACAATACCTTGAAGAGCGCATATAGGAGCGAGTACGTTTACAAGAACATTATTGCGAATGAGATTCTCTTGGGGAAATATAGCGTGAATTCAACTACGCTTTTGAATGAATTCCGAGTAGGCAGATCGATAGCTGACATTGTGTTGCTTAACGGCACGAGCAGAGTTTTCGAGATCAAAACGGAATTGGATAGTCCGACCAAGATTTCACACCAGCTAGCCGACTATAGAAAGGTGTTCAAGGAAACTTATCTAGTAACGCACTATAGCCTGAAAGATAGATACCTTAGAATAATTGGTGAGGACGTGGGCTTAATCGTGTTGACGAAGGACTTCAAGTTGGTTACCATTCGTAAGGCAAAAGAGAGTTGCCATTTAGACCAGCATACCATGATGAAGTGTCTTCGAAAAGATGAATTCACGAACATTGTGAAAAAATACTACCATTTTGTCCCGGCTACTTCAGCTATACGTTATTATAGGACGTGTCAGGATCTTATACTCAAAATTCCAATTGATAAGCTGCATGACTTGGTTATCGGTGAGCTCAAGAAGCGAACGATAAAACAAAAGTCTTATTTCATCTCGCGAAGTCTGCCTCCACAACTCAAGTACATCGGGTGGTGTCTGGATTTTGATGAGGAAGAGTACTTGAGATTGCACGACGTTCTTCGGGAGAAAATCAACCTTAACTGA
- a CDS encoding helix-turn-helix domain-containing protein, which translates to MSKGLTVPDEEIMTLEDVARYLKLTPQTIYTWAQEKKIPAAKLGKEWRFKKSVIDEWFNQHIDEKFGQIVSKAVLERKDKAENR; encoded by the coding sequence ATGTCGAAAGGGTTGACCGTGCCTGACGAGGAAATAATGACATTGGAAGACGTCGCGCGGTATTTGAAGCTGACGCCTCAAACTATCTATACGTGGGCACAGGAGAAGAAAATTCCGGCTGCGAAACTCGGGAAAGAGTGGCGATTCAAAAAGTCTGTCATCGACGAATGGTTCAACCAGCATATAGATGAGAAGTTTGGGCAGATAGTATCCAAAGCCGTCCTCGAGAGAAAAGACAAGGCTGAAAATCGATAA
- a CDS encoding TolC family protein produces MRTSSSSRIVIQIALLIWATSTVSAQEKFVLTLDKAVAIALEKNRDVLIADQERYKADAQVAEARSGAFPHLSVSAQYMRNINLPVIFLPANSPPFNPTSSTISFAIGSNNSYQTGATLTQALFSRQIGVALDIASNYKDFSEASFDEAKQSVVLQVKKAFYGVLLMQKLVEANKQGLDVVKANYQNVQALYNHGNAAEFDLLRAEVQVANTEPAVISAENNLLLSVNGLKSLLSLPLDSNVVIEGDFTFAEVPQQVLDEGEREAVTTNPMLQELSFQEAMLDENVSVEQAAYFPSVFAFGSYQFQSQDNTFQFSNYLWAKIFNVGVTVSWSIFDGLATPARVEQARVELKKIRYTKLKAQEGLAIQIQSARLKMDESKRRIEGQEKNIEQAKKAVSIAQTRFKSGVGTQLELLDTQVAMTLAETNYAQAIYDYLVAKADWDFAIGKSK; encoded by the coding sequence ATGAGAACCTCGAGCTCAAGTCGTATTGTGATCCAGATTGCGCTCCTGATTTGGGCGACAAGTACAGTGAGCGCTCAGGAAAAATTCGTCCTGACTCTCGATAAAGCTGTCGCGATTGCGCTCGAGAAGAACAGGGATGTTTTGATTGCCGACCAGGAGCGGTACAAAGCGGACGCGCAGGTTGCAGAGGCAAGATCGGGTGCATTCCCTCACCTTTCGGTCTCCGCGCAGTACATGCGGAACATCAATCTCCCGGTCATATTTCTTCCGGCAAACTCGCCGCCGTTCAATCCGACAAGTTCCACCATTTCATTTGCGATTGGATCAAACAATTCCTACCAAACCGGTGCCACCTTGACTCAGGCGCTTTTCAGCCGGCAGATCGGAGTCGCCCTCGACATCGCAAGCAATTACAAGGATTTCTCAGAGGCATCTTTCGACGAGGCGAAACAATCGGTAGTTCTCCAGGTGAAGAAAGCTTTTTACGGCGTCCTCCTGATGCAGAAGCTGGTCGAAGCAAACAAGCAGGGACTCGATGTGGTCAAGGCGAACTACCAGAATGTCCAGGCGCTGTACAATCACGGCAACGCAGCGGAGTTCGATTTGCTTCGCGCGGAAGTACAAGTGGCAAACACGGAGCCGGCCGTGATCTCCGCCGAAAACAACCTCCTCCTTTCGGTCAACGGACTCAAGAGCCTCCTCTCGCTGCCCCTCGACAGCAACGTCGTGATAGAAGGCGACTTTACATTCGCGGAAGTGCCGCAACAGGTTCTCGACGAGGGCGAACGCGAGGCGGTGACGACAAATCCCATGCTGCAGGAGCTTTCTTTCCAGGAGGCGATGCTGGATGAGAACGTTAGCGTCGAGCAGGCGGCTTACTTCCCTTCCGTATTTGCCTTCGGCTCCTACCAGTTCCAGTCCCAGGATAATACTTTTCAATTCAGTAATTACCTCTGGGCAAAGATTTTTAACGTCGGCGTCACTGTATCGTGGTCGATATTCGACGGGCTCGCTACGCCCGCTCGTGTTGAGCAGGCACGAGTTGAGTTGAAGAAGATCCGGTACACCAAACTGAAAGCGCAGGAAGGGCTTGCAATTCAGATCCAATCGGCCCGGTTGAAGATGGATGAATCGAAGAGACGAATCGAAGGGCAGGAGAAGAACATCGAGCAGGCGAAAAAAGCTGTGAGCATCGCGCAGACGAGATTCAAGAGCGGAGTCGGGACACAATTGGAACTCCTAGACACGCAGGTCGCCATGACGCTCGCAGAAACGAATTACGCGCAGGCGATTTACGATTACCTGGTCGCGAAGGCTGATTGGGATTTCGCAATCGGTAAGAGCAAATGA
- a CDS encoding efflux RND transporter periplasmic adaptor subunit, with product MTRRTDYSKSISIILLLTAMMASGCRKSQKDDQSLNAGSASAIPVDVAEVQRQTISVVKQFSGTLEGEEQANIVAKISERITSIGVHVGDAVKAGRVLIELDKSGASSQFYQAQAGFNNAQKTYDRMKALYNEGAISLQSLDGAQTAYEVSKANFEAAKSAVELTTPIPGVVTAVNVSVGDLSTPGGVLITVAKIGKMKVDFDVNEVDVSSLSVGYSIQVYSEARPDVNVTGQVVQVSKSADVRSRTFQLKAEFDNTKDNWFRPGMFCRVNVSLSSRARTLVVPAAAVQSDGITTRVFVVRGGRSFQQVVNPGITDGKYFEILEGLSDHDTVITTGATNARDSGYVNISNK from the coding sequence TTGACGAGAAGAACAGACTACTCAAAAAGCATTTCGATAATACTCCTTCTCACAGCCATGATGGCTTCCGGGTGCAGGAAGTCTCAAAAAGACGACCAGTCGCTGAATGCAGGTTCCGCCTCGGCAATTCCTGTGGACGTTGCCGAGGTTCAGCGTCAGACAATATCCGTCGTCAAGCAATTCTCCGGAACGCTCGAGGGCGAGGAACAGGCAAATATAGTCGCGAAGATTTCTGAGAGAATAACTTCGATAGGCGTGCATGTAGGAGACGCAGTGAAGGCGGGCCGGGTGTTGATCGAGCTTGATAAGAGCGGCGCATCTTCCCAGTTCTATCAGGCGCAGGCAGGATTCAACAACGCGCAGAAAACATACGATCGAATGAAAGCCCTGTATAACGAGGGAGCAATTTCGCTGCAGTCGCTCGATGGCGCACAGACAGCGTATGAGGTTTCGAAAGCAAACTTCGAGGCGGCAAAGAGCGCTGTCGAACTCACGACTCCGATACCGGGAGTTGTCACCGCTGTTAACGTGAGTGTCGGCGACCTCTCGACTCCGGGGGGAGTCCTGATCACAGTCGCAAAGATCGGCAAGATGAAAGTCGATTTTGACGTCAACGAGGTCGACGTGTCGAGTCTGTCGGTCGGATATTCAATACAGGTCTATTCCGAAGCCAGACCGGATGTGAACGTTACAGGACAAGTGGTCCAGGTTTCCAAATCGGCGGATGTAAGGTCGCGCACGTTCCAGCTGAAAGCGGAATTCGACAATACGAAGGACAACTGGTTCAGGCCGGGGATGTTCTGCCGGGTGAATGTGTCGCTTTCATCCCGGGCAAGAACGCTCGTTGTTCCTGCAGCAGCTGTCCAGAGCGACGGAATAACCACGCGTGTGTTTGTCGTGCGAGGAGGAAGATCCTTCCAGCAGGTCGTCAATCCCGGGATAACCGACGGAAAGTATTTCGAGATCCTCGAGGGACTTTCGGATCACGACACGGTAATCACTACCGGCGCGACAAACGCTCGCGACAGCGGCTATGTGAACATATCGAACAAATAG
- a CDS encoding sce7725 family protein, whose protein sequence is MYFPYLRGKQYELIALRDLGGPLKSEGFISPIIEPVKNSFTLIKTIESLRDCGHNFNLILNPQVGEFNGIKEVIAAVVSPCLSSYRNYQPALVINGKTRFNEALSMIGQMKTDGFTIICDGLPQREEDFFTLIGKIEVKYVVLSDSITSKRFIREIKKAKLPIATLSDPFRVQRTNADYLAEPDEFFSDEHLFYVEEGYAGFSDFVTIGREFSESGFLPYAVAIHLTYKNKEDEFRIRHFVSDSNEDTTDVPGKFGEALEKLVTFIDRVQLRTAACQEFRRLRRNEDYPGLGSVKKLSIQNHFELVYDYLSTT, encoded by the coding sequence ATGTACTTTCCGTACCTACGGGGTAAACAATATGAACTAATAGCTTTGAGAGATCTCGGGGGTCCCCTCAAATCTGAGGGTTTTATATCGCCGATAATTGAGCCGGTTAAGAACTCGTTCACCCTAATCAAAACGATAGAATCATTGCGGGATTGTGGGCACAATTTCAACCTTATACTGAATCCTCAAGTTGGTGAGTTTAACGGCATAAAGGAAGTGATTGCAGCAGTCGTTAGTCCTTGTCTGAGCTCATATCGGAATTACCAACCGGCCCTCGTAATAAATGGGAAGACTCGGTTTAATGAGGCGCTTTCTATGATTGGGCAAATGAAGACCGATGGCTTCACTATTATCTGTGACGGACTTCCTCAGCGAGAAGAGGACTTTTTCACTCTTATAGGTAAGATAGAAGTTAAGTATGTGGTTCTTAGCGACTCCATAACTAGTAAGAGATTCATTCGGGAAATAAAGAAAGCAAAGCTTCCCATAGCGACCCTCTCTGACCCATTCAGGGTTCAGAGAACCAACGCTGATTACTTGGCTGAGCCAGACGAATTTTTTAGTGATGAGCATCTCTTCTACGTTGAGGAAGGATATGCGGGATTTTCAGACTTTGTCACGATCGGAAGAGAATTCAGTGAATCTGGATTTTTGCCGTATGCTGTAGCAATACATCTGACGTATAAGAACAAGGAAGATGAGTTTCGGATTCGTCATTTTGTCTCAGACAGTAACGAGGACACAACTGATGTGCCCGGAAAATTCGGAGAAGCTTTGGAGAAACTAGTGACTTTCATAGACCGCGTTCAACTTAGGACAGCAGCTTGTCAGGAGTTCCGGAGGCTGCGCAGAAATGAGGATTACCCCGGATTAGGAAGTGTCAAGAAGTTGTCAATCCAAAATCATTTTGAACTCGTGTACGACTATCTAAGTACTACCTAG